In Planktothrix tepida PCC 9214, the genomic window GGGTTCGTTTGGTTTATTCTTTGGCTGATAAACTTAGGGATCTTGCAAATCGGAAAACTGACTAATATGAATTATGCTTATTTGATTTCTCATTTAGGTTGGATGATAATCATTCCTCTATTATTTCATTTAACTCTTAACAATTCAATAGACAGATATATTGGAAATCTCTCCTATCCTATTTATTTGACCCATACAATATCAATTTATATTGGGCTAATAATAGTATCTCATTTTAAAATATCGATTCTTTGGTTAGGAACAATTAGTATATTACTGAGTCTTTTAGCTTCAGTTATTATCATTCATGTTTTAATTAATCCCTTAGAAAAGCACAGGTATACATTAGCGAATATCCTATCTCAGAAAAAGCAAAGCGTGAGCCTTTATTTATTGAGTCTTTTTACGGTTAAGTATTGAGTGGATATAGCAATCTTATTTAAGTTGTATCCAAAATTAGGATAAAATTTAGCAAAGTAGTTACAAATCCCACGGTTTTACCAATGTTCTTCCCGTTGAAGTTCCTTCCAAAAATAGATCGGTTTGATTTGATGTAAAATTGGTAAGGCTGTCCTTAAAGCTGCTAGTTTTTCACCGTGATCGTATAGACAGAAGGCAAAATAAAATAAAGCATAATTCCTAGCAATGCTTCGTTGTACAACAGCATCCTGTTGTAAATTCAGGTAGGGAGGAATATTATTTTTAGAAGAGATTGACGACTTAATTTGTGAGGGTTGAGCCGTTTTTTGATAGAGATCAAAATAAATTTTAGCTAAGTCTTTATAAGTATCTTTCCAAGTCCAATATTGGCGGATTTCTTGAAGTAAAGCTTGGGCTCTCTCTTGGGCAATATGAGGATTTTCCATATTATCCATGATCGCTTCTGCTATTTCTTGACTCTCGAATCCAGACAACAGTTTACCAAAGCCCGGTTTGGTTAAAAGTTCTGGAGCAATACCGACGGGAGTAGAGATAACAGGAATTCCGCAAGCCCCCGCTTCCAGAAGGGTTAACGGCCCTCCTTCGATGCGTGAGGTGATCAAATAAAGATCGAGTTGATGATAGTATTTCGGCACATCTTCTCGCGGTACACTAACTTTATAGGTGACGGGACAACCCAGATCTCTTAACACGGGGACTAAATTTTTCCATCCATAACCCATAATTAAAAAACTGGGTTTGTATCCCGACTCAACCATAATTTTTGCCGCTTCTAACAAGAGTCTACTGCCTTTGCGATCGCTTCGACTATTCGGGCGTTGAGTTCCGAAAAAACCAATTACAAAATGATCACGCGGCTTTTGATTGAGAATCGGAAAAAATACGTTTGTATCTACTCCATTCAATAAAAGACTGGTGGTTGTTTTTCCTGATGTGATCTGTTGTACCTCTGATTCTAAAAATCTAGCAACATAAAATAAGTGGCTAACTAACTCTAAATGTTGGGGTATTTCTTTAAAGTTCCAATGGTGATAGCTACTAATAATGGGGCGAATATTAGCAGCTTTTTTAATCTGTTCATAGGAGAAGGATTGAACATCCAGAACAAAATGAACCAAGTCCACACATTCTAACATTTCAGGACAGGTATCCATCATTTCGATATATTGATTCATATAAACCCATAAAACTTCAATGCCTTGAGGTTCTACAACCTTAATGGCTTCTACTGCTAATATTTCCAAACTACTATAAGGCAAGTTAATCACGAAAAGGATTCTCATAAATCTGTCTTTATTCAATAAATTTAGGCAAAATTTATCTTAGCGGTTTTTTATCAAAAGTCAAGGTATGGGTCATTTTATAGAGAATCGAATTATATCCCAAAAGATGAAATACCTGCTCATTTTCTGGGATCCCTCTCAAATGATCAATAAGAGTTACAATACTTTGGTATAATTGACTGACCAATAACAGCAAGAAAAGCGTATTGAGAAACGGAGTGACGACAGTTTACGCCCGTTGATTTAGATTCTTGCATCCAGAGAAAAAGGATTTATGGGAATGGAATCAAAGTTGATTGTGGCTTCGGGAATGATGAGATCAGGAAGCACTTGGTTATATAACGCGACTCGCCTTGTGCTTTCTAGTTCGCCTACCATTAAAAATAATTTAACTTGTGGATGGTCAGGAGATTGGAAGTATAAAAAAATCCCAGAGAAAGAATATACACTGATCAAAATCCATGATTTTGTTCAATCCATTGCCGATCAAGCTACATTAATCGTATATTCCTATCGAGATATTCGAGATGCAATGGCGAGTAATTGGAGAGCATTTGGAGATTCCCCGACGGTTGAATTTGCGGATTATCTGATCCAAATGCACGAACAATGGATTAATGTGGCAGATTTAGTTGTCCCTTACCACAGAATTTTGACTGGCAAGAATAGTATTATTGAAGAATTAGCTCAACTTTGCGCGGTGGGTTCTGTGAATGCGTCGGCTATTGTTGATGAAATTGATAATTTATCTTACGAAAGTGAAGGAGATAGAGATGAGGTTCACCACAAAACTAACCTCTTTCATAGTAATCATATTACCGATGGCAGGAATGGTTATTGGGTGAATTATTTAGATCCAGATTTAGTTCAACAAATCGAGATGAAATATCGAGATTGGTTTGAAAAATACGGTTATGCTGCTTCAGAATAAAATTATCAATTACCTAGTCAAGATTCCTGTTGAGAATTTTGGTTAGGCAACCATCCCAATAAAGGCAGGGGAAGCAAAGTAGAAAGATTAGCAATAACGACCAAAATCCAGAGGTTTTCAAAATTTAGATTGCTAATTCCTAACCAGTGGGTGAGGAGTGCTCCCAACTCATAGGCAATCATTCCCGATAAGCCGAAGGCGGACAACAAAAAAGCAAACAGAGTAGCCTCAATTCCCGGCGGACAGAGACGAGCAGACATCACAAACACAGGCATAAAGGCAATCTGACCCATCACCGTTAGCACAGCACTATCGCCCAAACTAAACCAGTGATCATTAATGCCTATTGCTCGGTTAGCATGGGTGACCAGGATCAAAGTCGTCATCCCCAGTAGGGAGGAAAGCACAATACTCCAACCCAAGATTTTACGAAAGGAAACGGCTTTGAGATAGCGTTGATAAATGCCAATCCCAAGCAAGGTTGCAAGGCTGGTTACCAATCGCACACGCCCCAGAAATTCCGGGCTAAAGCCTAACTCATTGGTGGTGAAATAGAAAAAGGCAGATTCCGTGTTGGGCGTTGCTTGCCAGATACAAATAAACAGGGTAGGAAGCAAGATGTATTTTTGGCGCAGGGTATTCCAAAGCAAGGTTACTTTTTGGTGGATGTTGCTAGGGTCAGTTCGATGGGGTTTGAGGTCTGATACGGATTTTTCCGCAATCAAACCCGCAACCCCCGACACGATTAAGGGAAAGAAAGCCGTAATCCCAAAAACCGTCTGGCTGGTAAAATTCTCCAGCAACCAACCACTTAAATAGGCCGTCAATAATCCTCCGATTCCTGAAACCGTCCACATCAACGATTGCATAGAGCCCGACTGGATTAAGGATTCTTTGCGGGCACGTTCTACGACAATGGAATCGATAATCACATCACTCATGGCGACCGACACAGAGGTTAAGAGGATGGCTAGGGTGGCTGTCCAGGTATCATGAACAACGGTGGCTAAGGCAATCCAGGCGAAGGTTCCTAATAATCCTGATACGATCAAATAAGGACGACGATGATACCCGGCAATGGGAAGACCATCGGAGAGAAATCCAAACAACGGTTTAACAATCCAGGGGACAGCAGCAATTCCCATCAAAGCGGCCATTTGAGATGGACTCAACCCTAAATTGTCTTTTAGAAAAAAGTTGACAGCTAACTGTGCTAATCCTAATATCCCCTGGATAAAATAGACGGTGAGAATGGCAAATAATTCTGGTGTCGGTTCATGGTTAAAGAGGAGATATTTCTTCAGCTTCGGTTTCTGGGAATTTAACCAAGACGCGGTTAGGGTCATGAATTAAGTTGTCTATAAATATCAACCTTGTTTATTTTTAAGTCAGGTGATTATTGCTTTTGATTGGCTGCTGCTGTTATCTGATTAATAATCTCTGAAAGGGGCCAATATCCCCAAGATTCTGTGATCTTTTGATTTTCAATTTTAAAAATTTCTAACGCTTCAAATTCGACTTTTGCACCACCCGGAGGCAGATTGGCAAACTCACCCAAGTGTGTCCCGCTAAAGCGACCTCGAAACACAACTTGATTATTTTCTTCTATCAAATCATTAATAATCACCTGAAGATCGGGAAAGCTTTTATGAGTCAGCTTTAAGATCCCGATCACTTGCTCTAAACTCTTGACTTGGGGTAATCCATGATCGACATAGTGGGGAGAAAAGTAGCGATATACCGCTTCATAATCTTTATTATTATAGATTTCAAAAAAACCAGCAATAATTTCCTTATTGGTCAGCGTATCCATAGAATTTTAGTTTAACCTGAATCAATCCTACACAAAGGTTAATACAGGATCAAGTTGTCGTCAAGCATTGATAAAAATCAAATTTTAGAGTATTTTATCTACTTAACTTTTAAGGTTAATTTAAGATTCCAGTGCAATATTCCTGATCACAGTTGACGTGTATCTAGCAGTCCGTGTAGGATTTATGAGCAACATGAGTGTTAACCACTGATGGATTATGGACTCAAGCTTAAAACAAACAAAATTCTTTCAAGATCGATTAATTATCTCTACGATTATCCTATCAGGATTATTTTGTCTTGTCCTTTTAGTCTATCATTTTCTGCTCGATAACTTTGCTGCACCCGGTCAATACCCATCATCAATTCCTGAGTGGAATGCAGATCGTTTAATGATGGCATTTTTTTGGAAATATAAATTCAATTTGTATTATCCAAAAGATCCTGTAGGGCCACTGATTAGTGATATGTATGGGCCATTACTGGCTTTAGCGTATTTACCCGCAAGCCTAGTTAATTCTCCTACAGTTGCTCTGGTTTTAGGTAAATTAATGTCTTTAGTTTATTTTTTTACCCCCGTAATTTGGGTATATGGCGGTGAAACTTGGAAAAACAAAAAAGGATTTTATTTATCGATACTGGCTTTAATTGCTTTTATCTTTTTTACAACTCAAATTAGAACCTTATCCTATGATGCGTTTAGAATTTGTGCTGATTGTCCCGCTTTAGGGTTTTCAGCCTTAGCTTGCGTCATCCTTTACAAAGAAAAAAACAAGCCTGAAATCCCCTTAAAAAAATTATTAATTAGTTCAATTCTAGCCGTTTTAGCGGTATTGACAAAACAAATTGCCGCCCCTATTTTGATTTCTTTACCTGTCTATCTATTTTTAGCCTATGATTTTAAGGTTTTCAAGCGGTATTTAGCTTGTTTAGCTCTGAGTGGAGTCGTCATTTCATCTGTCTTGTTAATAGCATTTAATCCCCAAGCTTTATTGTTTAATCTGATTACAATTCCAGGGAATCAACCTTGGTTTGATGGAAATAATCAAACGATTACGCTGTTTTGGGATAAATTATTAATGCTGTTATCCGCAGCCCAGCAATTAGCCGGATATTGTCTTTTACAAGGGATGATAGTCGGGTTTTGGATTTTAGGGACTCTCCCCAATGACATTCAGAAAATAAAAACTTGGATTCAAGAAAATCCTTGGCTTTTATTTGTGATTGTTAGCTTATTTTTTATTCCTACATCCTTATTAGGAAGAGTCAAAGCTGGAGGAGATGCCAATGGAATGTACACTGTTTACTTTTTAACCTTGGTTGCTAACTTAGTCTTATTGGAACAAGCCACAAATTTATCTACAAAATCCGGTCAAGAGTTTTTACAAAAAATCAGCCAAACCGGGTTATTATCTTTAGTAATAATCTTGACAATCTATAATATTAATCTGCCTATTCCTTATATTTATAAAACCTTCCCTAGTTTTTTCAATAATGTGCATCAAGTGGTCTATGAATATTCTAAAAAAAATCCGGGTCAAGTTTATTTTCCTTGGCATCCCTTTTCAGTTCTGATGGCAGAGCATCAATTATATCATATTGATTCTGGCCCTTTTGATCGCTATTTAGCTGGAGTTCCCATTAGTAAAGAGGAGTTTATGGCTTACCTCCCAGAGAATTTTACCCAAATTGCTATCCCCGCTTGGGCAGATTTAAGAGGGGAATTTGGCAAATTTTATCTTCATTATTTACCCGATTTTACTCGAAGAATTGAAGTACCAGAGTTATCCGGTTTTGTGGTTTATACGACAGAACAAAATTCTTAAACTATACGAGGAAAAAACGCCGATTAGTTCAATGCTCAGATTAACATTAAAATTTTGGAATCCTAATGGCAAAAAAATTTTTTAAATTTATAATTGGGGGAGGTTTAACAACCTGTTTTAATATCCTCTTAATTTTTCTGCTAATTGATAGGTGGGGCTGGAATACTCCTGTGCTTCATAATTTAGCCAATGTAATTTCTATTGAACTCTCGGTTTTATTTAGTTTTTTTCTGTATCGTCTTTGGATATGGACAGAGGGAAACTGGGAATTCAAAGAAATTTTCTTGAAGCAACTTCCTCTGTTTCATTTAGCAGCCGGAAGTGTGGTTATTGCTCGAATTGTGTTTTTATTTCCCCTCTTAGACTATGGTAGTATTGATCCTAAAATTAATACATTAGCTGGAGGTTTATTTGGTGCAGTCCTCAACTATATTATGAATGATTTTTGGGTATTTAAAGGGGACAAGAATAATCAACAAGCAGAATTATTTGATTCTGAAGAAAGGGGGATTTCCTGAGAACTACAAGAGACTTTTAATCTTCGATAAAACCATCCTACAGAAATGTAGCATCTGATTACATCGCCTTTTTATGTTCGACATTGAGAGAGTTTAGGGTAAAACCATGAGAGTCTTGGATTAAATACAAGGGACGTTGTTTAACTTCCTCATAAACTCTTCCCAAATATTCTCCTATTATTCCTAATCCCATTAACTGGATACCGCCTAAAAATAGAACAACCACCATTAAGGAGATATAACCGGGTACTGTAATTCCCTGAATCATTGTCAAAACAATTAAATAGGCCGCATACAAGAACGCCACAAACGATAAAATAAACCCAATATAAGTCCAAATATTCAGGGGAATTACACTAAAAGAGGTAATACCATCTAAGGCAAAATTCCAGAGTTTCCAGTAATTCCATTTGGTTTGTCCTTGATAACGGGGTTGTCGGTCATAGAGAACAGAACAGTGTTTGAAACCCACCCAAGCAAATAAACCTTTCATAAAGCGAGTGCGTTCAGGCATCTTTTTTAAGGCTTCTACAACTCGGCGGTCTAATAAGCGAAAATCCCCTACATTCGCCGGAATATCCACCGGGCTTAACTGAGCAATGGTATAATAAAATCCTTTGGCTGTTAAGCGTTTTAGCCAGCTATCATCAATGCGAAATTGACGCTTGGCATCAACAATATCATAGCCTTCGCGCCACTTACTCACCAGTTGTTCAATCAGTTCTGGAGGGTCTTGAAGATCAGCATCAATGGGGATAACAGCTTTTCCTTGTGCGTGTTCAAGTCCTGCGGTTAAGGCAATTTCTTTGCCAAAATTCCGCGATAAACTCACAATTTTGATAGCTGGATTTCGGGAGCGATTATCGATTAAACATTTAAGGGTATGGTCACTACTGCCATCATCAATACAGATAATTTCGTAGGTCATGTTTAACTGATTCAAAACCGAAGAGAGCCGCTCAAATAAGTGATCAAGATTCGGTTCTTCATTGTGACAAGGAATAACAATAGACAATTCAAGATCATCTAACTGGGATTCCATTGAAGATTGAAGCAACTCTTCAGTTTCATGGGGTGATAGGATTGTTGGCTCCGCTATTAATTTTTCATCAACAGTAAGTACCATTTTATGATCTCCTGGAGAAATTTCAGAGGGAAGACTAAGGGTTACTTGAGATTCTGTTGTCACAGTAGCGATTACTTCAATCGTGATCATCACATTCGTTCAAAATTAGGTTACACTTTTTAGGTACTTTGATTTTATCAAGCATATCATAGGACTTACACATTGACAAAAAAACTCGAATCTGATAATGATTAACAATATTAAACATAAACACTTTAAAAATAATGGGTAATCTATCTAGGATTTTTAATAATCAAGGGTTAAAAACTTTTTTTATCCTAGCTATTATTACGTTTATAGCTCACTTTTGGAACTATAAAAATCTTGGTTTATATGAAGATGATTATTTTTTGATCGCTCAACCGATGTCCATGGATATCACCGAATTTGGTGATTTCATGAAATGGCATATCCTAAATTTTAATGTTACAGAAGGTCGTCCGCTTCTTTATTTAATCGAGTTTTCTGTTGGATTTTTGGGACAGTTAATCGGTGATTTTCAATTTCTTTATTTGATCAATTATTTAGTTATTTTAATTAATAATATTTTGTGCTATATCTTTCTAAAGTCTCTTTGGAATAAACCGATTTTTATCATCACTGGAACTCTAGCTTTTACTTTGTTTCCAGCCGATACAAATCATGCTTATTTAACCCATA contains:
- a CDS encoding glycosyltransferase family 4 protein, encoding MINLPYSSLEILAVEAIKVVEPQGIEVLWVYMNQYIEMMDTCPEMLECVDLVHFVLDVQSFSYEQIKKAANIRPIISSYHHWNFKEIPQHLELVSHLFYVARFLESEVQQITSGKTTTSLLLNGVDTNVFFPILNQKPRDHFVIGFFGTQRPNSRSDRKGSRLLLEAAKIMVESGYKPSFLIMGYGWKNLVPVLRDLGCPVTYKVSVPREDVPKYYHQLDLYLITSRIEGGPLTLLEAGACGIPVISTPVGIAPELLTKPGFGKLLSGFESQEIAEAIMDNMENPHIAQERAQALLQEIRQYWTWKDTYKDLAKIYFDLYQKTAQPSQIKSSISSKNNIPPYLNLQQDAVVQRSIARNYALFYFAFCLYDHGEKLAALRTALPILHQIKPIYFWKELQREEHW
- a CDS encoding sulfotransferase domain-containing protein, producing MESKLIVASGMMRSGSTWLYNATRLVLSSSPTIKNNLTCGWSGDWKYKKIPEKEYTLIKIHDFVQSIADQATLIVYSYRDIRDAMASNWRAFGDSPTVEFADYLIQMHEQWINVADLVVPYHRILTGKNSIIEELAQLCAVGSVNASAIVDEIDNLSYESEGDRDEVHHKTNLFHSNHITDGRNGYWVNYLDPDLVQQIEMKYRDWFEKYGYAASE
- a CDS encoding folate/biopterin family MFS transporter, whose product is MTLTASWLNSQKPKLKKYLLFNHEPTPELFAILTVYFIQGILGLAQLAVNFFLKDNLGLSPSQMAALMGIAAVPWIVKPLFGFLSDGLPIAGYHRRPYLIVSGLLGTFAWIALATVVHDTWTATLAILLTSVSVAMSDVIIDSIVVERARKESLIQSGSMQSLMWTVSGIGGLLTAYLSGWLLENFTSQTVFGITAFFPLIVSGVAGLIAEKSVSDLKPHRTDPSNIHQKVTLLWNTLRQKYILLPTLFICIWQATPNTESAFFYFTTNELGFSPEFLGRVRLVTSLATLLGIGIYQRYLKAVSFRKILGWSIVLSSLLGMTTLILVTHANRAIGINDHWFSLGDSAVLTVMGQIAFMPVFVMSARLCPPGIEATLFAFLLSAFGLSGMIAYELGALLTHWLGISNLNFENLWILVVIANLSTLLPLPLLGWLPNQNSQQES
- a CDS encoding ester cyclase translates to MDTLTNKEIIAGFFEIYNNKDYEAVYRYFSPHYVDHGLPQVKSLEQVIGILKLTHKSFPDLQVIINDLIEENNQVVFRGRFSGTHLGEFANLPPGGAKVEFEALEIFKIENQKITESWGYWPLSEIINQITAAANQKQ
- a CDS encoding GtrA family protein; the encoded protein is MAKKFFKFIIGGGLTTCFNILLIFLLIDRWGWNTPVLHNLANVISIELSVLFSFFLYRLWIWTEGNWEFKEIFLKQLPLFHLAAGSVVIARIVFLFPLLDYGSIDPKINTLAGGLFGAVLNYIMNDFWVFKGDKNNQQAELFDSEERGIS
- a CDS encoding glycosyltransferase family 2 protein → MITIEVIATVTTESQVTLSLPSEISPGDHKMVLTVDEKLIAEPTILSPHETEELLQSSMESQLDDLELSIVIPCHNEEPNLDHLFERLSSVLNQLNMTYEIICIDDGSSDHTLKCLIDNRSRNPAIKIVSLSRNFGKEIALTAGLEHAQGKAVIPIDADLQDPPELIEQLVSKWREGYDIVDAKRQFRIDDSWLKRLTAKGFYYTIAQLSPVDIPANVGDFRLLDRRVVEALKKMPERTRFMKGLFAWVGFKHCSVLYDRQPRYQGQTKWNYWKLWNFALDGITSFSVIPLNIWTYIGFILSFVAFLYAAYLIVLTMIQGITVPGYISLMVVVLFLGGIQLMGLGIIGEYLGRVYEEVKQRPLYLIQDSHGFTLNSLNVEHKKAM